A region from the Medicago truncatula cultivar Jemalong A17 chromosome 6, MtrunA17r5.0-ANR, whole genome shotgun sequence genome encodes:
- the LOC25496879 gene encoding protein ASPARTIC PROTEASE IN GUARD CELL 1, translated as MASKKALLYFNLSLLITTISLLPFPTSSSRIITSHTSLLDISSSIHQTKQVLNFNPNNINLVEETLNQKPVFSNSSSFSILIHPRENLLNENHKDYTKLMQARLTRDSARVDSLTTKLELSLNNLKKTDLHPVQTELQQEDLSTPVSSGSGSGSGEYFSRLGIGQPPKPYYMVLDTGSDVNWIQCKPCTECYQQTDPIYDPTSSSTYQPMTCEAEQCQSLELSGCRDGKCQYQVSYGDGSFTVGEYSTETVSFGNSGSVNRVAIGCGHDNEGLFVGAAGLLGLGGGSQSLISQIKASSFSYCLVDRDSGKSSTLEFNSVQPADSVLAPMLKNQRVNTFYYVQLTGISVGGQMVSVPAAAGDGSGSGGIIVDSGTAITRLQSQLYNSVRDEFKRMTQNLRSADNFALFDTCYDLSNLQSVRVPTVAFHFGENKVWSLPAKNYLIAVDSAGKFCFAFAPTSSSLSIIGNVQQQGTRVTFNLANNLVGFSNDKC; from the coding sequence ATGGCTTCCAAAAAAGCACTTCTATACTTCAACTTATCACTTCTCATTACAACAATCTCTCTTCTTCCATTTCCAACTTCCTCATCTCGCATCATTACTTCACACACCTCCCTTCTTGATATCTCTTCCTCAATTCACCAAACCAAACAAGTCCTTAACTTTAACCCTAATAACATTAATCTTGTTGAAGAAACCCTAAACCAAAAACCCGTTTTTTCAAACTCTTCATCTTTCTCAATTCTCATACATCCAAGAGAGAATCTTCTCAATGAAAACCATAAAGACTATACAAAACTTATGCAAGCTAGACTCACTCGTGACTCAGCCCGAGTTGACTCACTAACTACAAAACTCGAACTTTCTCTAAACAACCTCAAGAAAACCGATCTCCACCCGGTTCAAACCGAGCTTCAACAAGAAGATCTCTCCACACCAGTTTCCTCCGGTTCTGGCTCCGGCTCCGGTGAGTATTTCTCCAGACTAGGCATAGGTCAACCACCAAAACCCTACTACATGGTTCTTGACACAGGTAGTGACGTTAACTGGATCCAATGCAAACCATGCACAGAATGTTACCAACAAACTGACCCAATATACGACCCAACTTCATCATCAACCTATCAACCCATGACCTGTGAAGCAGAACAATGTCAATCACTCGAACTTTCTGGTTGTCGTGATGGTAAATGTCAATACCAAGTTTCTTACGGTGATGGCTCATTCACTGTTGGAGAATATAGCACTGAAACAGTCTCTTTTGGAAACTCCGGGTCAGTGAACCGTGTTGCTATCGGTTGTGGCCACGATAACGAAGGTTTATTCGTTGGTGCAGCTGGTTTACTCGGACTTGGTGGTGGGTCGCAATCTTTAATTTCGCAGATCAAAGCTTCATCGTTTTCTTACTGTTTAGTTGACCGTGACTCGGGAAAATCGTCAACTCTTGAGTTTAACTCGGTTCAACCCGCTGATTCAGTACTTGCTCCGATGTTAAAGAATCAAAGAGTTAATACGTTTTATTATGTTCAGCTCACTGGTATTAGTGTTGGTGGGCAGATGGTTTCTGTTCCGGCGGCGGCGGGAGATGGTTCTGGAAGTGGTGGGATTATTGTTGACTCTGGAACCGCGATAACGCGGTTACAGAGTCAACTTTATAACTCGGTTCGCGACGAGTTTAAAAGAATGACTCAGAATTTACGTTCTGCTGATAATTTTGCTTTGTTTGATACTTGTTATGATTTGTCTAATTTACAAAGTGTTAGGGTTCCAACTGTGGCTTTTCATTTTGGTGAGAATAAGGTTTGGAGTTTGCCGGCGAAGAATTACTTGATTGCGGTGGATTCTGCCGGAaagttttgctttgcttttgctccGACGAGTTCTTCTTTGTCTATTATTGGAAATGTTCAACAACAAGGGACTCGTGTTACTTTTAATCTTGCTAATAATTTAGTGGGATTCTCAAACGATAAGTGCTAG
- the LOC25496881 gene encoding ATP-dependent Clp protease adapter protein CLPS1, chloroplastic, with amino-acid sequence MKASLRSATPLALISPNQLLNASTPGDKYFGFKYSKDRSTVMTMVASGKGGGLLEKPPTIEKTTPGRESEFDLRKSKKTSPPYRVMLHNDNYNKREYVVQVLMKVIPGMTVDIAVNVMQEAHINGLAVVIICAQVDAEDHCMQLRGNGLLSSIEPADGGC; translated from the exons ATGAAAGCTTCATTACGCAGTGCTACTCCACTTGCTCTAATTTCACCTAACCAACTACTCAATGCATCCACTCCTG GGGATAAATATTTTGGTTTCAAATATAGCAAGGATAGGAGTACTGTAATGACAATGGTAGCTAGTGGAAAAGGTGGTGGTTTGTTGGAGAAACCTCCAACCATAGAGAAAACAACACCCGGTCGAGAATCTGAATTTGACTTAAG GAAATCAAAAAAGACATCACCACCATACAGAGTAATGCTACACAATGACAACTATAACAAAAGAGAATATGTAGTGCAAGTGTTGATGAAAGTGATACCTGGAATGACAGTTGATATAGCAGTTAACGTCATGCAAGAAGCACATATTAATGGATTAGCAGTGGTCATTATTTGTGCTCAAGTTGATGCTGAAGACCATTGCATGCAATTGAGAGGAAATGGTCTTTTAAGTTCAATTGAGCCAGCTGATGGTGGTTGTTGA
- the LOC25496878 gene encoding 40S ribosomal protein S7-1, translating to MFTSRKKISKDKGAEPTEFEESVGQALFDLENTNHELKSELKDLYINSAVQVDVSGNRKAVVIHVPYRLRKGFRKIHVRLVRELEKKFSGKDVILIATRRIVRPPKKGSAAQRPRSRTLTAVHEAMLEDVVLPAEIVGKRTRYRIDGSKIMKVFLDPKERNNTEYKLETFSAVYRKLSGKDVVFEYPVTEA from the exons ATGTTTACTTCAAGGAAGAAAATCAGCAAAGACAAGGGTGCCGAGCCTACTGAATTTGAGGAGTCAGTTGGACAG GCTTTGTTTGATCTGGAAAACACAAACCATGAGCTCAAAAGTGAGCTGAAAGATTTATACATCAATTCTGCAGT CCAAGTTGATGTTTCTGGCAACCGCAAGGCTGTGGTTATCCATGTCCCCTACAGATTGAGGAAGGGTTTCCGCAAAATTCATGTCAGGCTCGTTAGGGAGCTTGAGAAGAAATTCAGTGGCAAG GATGTGATCCTCATTGCCACCAGGAGAATCGTCAGGCCTCCAAAGAAAGGCTCTGCTGCTCAGCGTCCACGCAGCCGTACACTCACTGCTGTCCACGAGGCAATGCTCGAGGATGTCGTGTTACCTGCTGAGATTGTTGGCAAACGTACTAGATACAGAATTGATGGATCCAAGATAATGAAG GTGTTTTTGGACCCAAAGGAGAGAAACAATACTGAATACAAGCTTGAGACCTTTTCTGCAGTTTACAGGAAACTTTCAGGCAAAGATGTTGTGTTTGAGTACCCTGTTACTGAGGCTTAG